A genomic region of Homalodisca vitripennis isolate AUS2020 chromosome 5, UT_GWSS_2.1, whole genome shotgun sequence contains the following coding sequences:
- the LOC124363196 gene encoding 39S ribosomal protein L33, mitochondrial, translated as MFLTISLLAKKVKSKHIMVCMESVVSGHRTNMIRERLGEKMEIIRFDPLIQQDSIYKELKKVKSMSAKYKPITRPFRPVSRFAIQ; from the exons ATGTTTTTAACAATATCCCTGTTAGCGAAAAAAGTAAAGTCAAA GCACATAATGGTATGTATGGAGAGTGTTGTTAGTGGTCATAGAACTAATATGATAAGAGAGCGGCTGGGAGAGAAAATGGAAATTATTCGATTTGATCCTCTAA ttCAGCAAGACTCAATCTACAAAGAACTGAAGAAAGTGAAAAGCATGTCAGCCAAGTACAAGCCAATCACTCGACCATTTAGACCTGTTTCTCGATTTGCAATCCAGTAG